The DNA region TAGCTGACTTCCTGGCAACAGGTAGTGTCAAGCACAGAGTCGTCTAGTTGGAAGTTCGCGCGAGGGAAAGGCAGAAACGGCCGGTGTAAAGCGGTTTTCTCTGCATCGGTCTTTTGATTTTTCGTGGCTACGTCGGTGAGCGAACACCTAACAGATGGCATATCTGCTGTTGCCTCTCGGTTGGTTCGGTCAGTCTGGTGACGGTCTGGCCGGGGAGTGTGACCACGAGGGTGAACCGGTCCCACAAACCGGTCCCGCAGGCCAGCGGTGACGTAAACCCGTGGTGCGGCCGGCGCGATGAGGATGTGATACATGGCATCGCGAGGAAGTACGGGATCGCCCTGATCTACATCTTCGGCTCCCAGGTCCGAGCCGGCATGGACATGCTTAACGGAATTCTGCCGGAACGAGCCGACCCGATGGCAGACCTCGATATCGGAGTCGTGTTTGACCGGGATCCATTTGTGGGCAGTGTGTGTACTCTTCCAGTCCCGGATTCAAGGAGAG from Bacillota bacterium includes:
- a CDS encoding DUF86 domain-containing protein — protein: MTTRVNRSHKPVPQASGDVNPWCGRRDEDVIHGIARKYGIALIYIFGSQVRAGMDMLNGILPERADPMADLDIGVVFDRDPFVGSVCTLPVPDSRRVTRKTSCAAQRTSVPSWKGTWMKCWRRRKDAGNGLVHLYHQVSDEELYEVIKTSLNDIRQFEQAILDYISRKRSTSGHD